A single genomic interval of Helianthus annuus cultivar XRQ/B chromosome 13, HanXRQr2.0-SUNRISE, whole genome shotgun sequence harbors:
- the LOC110897347 gene encoding phosphatidylglycerophosphate phosphatase 1, chloroplastic, whose translation MLYTLSPPHHISHCCFLTNPINLHSSHRHHHHLRHRPSNPRIRSSPSSTGIFYSLPAIDEHQNHQNQHHDINDSEFFNQFYNSSSVNLNNPPRECEIEQDRDRDRGESSSGIFTNMWWADLKAAVGQRINVKGILFTVSVITRHRNWMIPHVWVPDVRYIDWAALKRKGFEGVVFDKDNTLTVPYSLGLWGPLTASVESCKSVFGNNIAVFSNSAGLEEYDPDGRKARAVEFAIGIRVIRHKMKKPGGSTEEIERHFGCDSSKLIMVGDRPFTDIVYGNRNGFLTILTSPLSLTEETFIVKQVRKIELVLLNWWLRKGLKPANPRLLPDALDCVKEPPPV comes from the exons ATGTTGTATACACTCTCTCCCCCACATCACATTTCCCATTGTTGCTTCCTTACTAACCCAATCAACCTTCATTCATCACAtcgacatcatcatcatcttcgtcaCCGTCCGTCAAACCCCAGAATTCGCTCATCCCCTTCCTCCACCGGAATCTTTTACTCTCTTCCCGCCATTGATGAacaccaaaatcatcaaaatcaaCATCATGACATTAATGACAGTGAGTTCTTTAATCAATTTTACAACTCTTCTTCCGTTAATCTGAACAACCCACCAAGGGAATGCGAAATTGAACAAGATAGAGATAGAGATAGGGGTGAATCTAGTAGCGGCATTTTCACAAACATGTGGTGGGCAGACTTAAAAGCAGCGGTAGGGCAGAGGATTAACGTCAAAGGGATTCTTTTTACGGTTTCGGTGATTACTAGACATAGAAATTGGATGATACCTCATGTATGGGTGCCTGATGTAAGGTATATTGATTGGGCTGCATTGAAGAGAAAGGGGTTTGAAGGTGTTGTGTTTGATAAGGATAATACTCTTACTGTTCCTTACTCTTTGGGTTTGTGGGGGCCGCTTACCGCGTCTGTCGAGTCTTGTAAATCTGTGTTTGGGAATAATATTGCGGTTTTTAGCAACTCTGCTG GACTTGAGGAGTATGATCCTGATGGCCGGAAAGCTAGGGCTGTTGAGTTTGCCATCGGAATTCGAGTAATTCGACATA AGATGAAGAAACCGGGTGGTTCAACCGAAGAAATTGAAAGACATTTTGGATGTGATTCGTCAAAGCTCATTATG GTGGGTGATCGTCCTTTCACAGATATCGTCTATGGAAACAGAAACGGGTTTCTTACTATATTAACTTCCCCGTTGAGTCTTACAGAGGAGACCTTCATTGTTAAGCAG GTACGTAAGATCGAACTAGTTCTTTTGAACTGGTGGTTGAGAAAGGGCCTAAAGCCAGCCAATCCGAGGCTTCTTCCAGACGCTTTGGATTGCGTGAAGGAACCACCACCTGTTTAA
- the LOC110897348 gene encoding L-type lectin-domain containing receptor kinase VII.1-like: MNIKHHLLYLLILFPLLLQSPPASAVSFIFNSFNSTSVSLYGNATIQSNILTLTNSTPSQIGRALYPQKIPMKKASLLIPFSTSFIFAMVPTQNVLPGHGFVFLFTPVTGIQNANSAQNLGLLSREVDGNSSNHVFGVEFDVFRNEEFGDINGNHVGIDVNSLSSVNSREPGDPDGGGGYRTMQLNDGRNYQVWIEYSNFRISVNIAPAGMERPSSCFICAPLNLSDVFEDEMYVGFTAGTGRLTQSHKILSWSFNNTDDDLWNDGLITEGLPSFVLPGGERNNPSTGLIVGLPLGIFFVLLTCGVVSFTWIKNRRRLAKEKSEMEEEYLDQMPGMPTRFSYEQLNTATENFCKKLGEGGFGSVFEGSLKDGSKIAVKCLEGLSHIKKSFLAEVESIGSIHHVNLVRLRGFCTWKTQRFLVYDFMSNGSLDKWIYHGNQEHILDWKCRKKIILDIAKGLAYLHEECRQKIIHLDIKPQNILLDDDFNAKVSDFGLSKLIDRNQSQVMTTMRGTPGYLAPEWLSSVITEKVDVYSFGIVLLEILSGRKNFDRSQPEESWHLLRVFQKCWEQETLLDMIDMNSEDMQMNSTEVVEMLNMASWCLQTNYTQRPSMSIVVKVLEGTTKVEPNLDYNFTDARLQKNNNQEKDLTPLLPSVLSGPR, from the coding sequence ATGAACATCAAACATCATTTGCTTTATCTCCTGATCCTCTTCCCCTTGTTGCTCCAGTCGCCACCGGCTTCCGCCGTGAGTTTCATCTTCAACTCCTTTAACTCCACCTCCGTATCACTCTATGGCAACGCCACCATCCAATCCAACATCCTCACCCTCACTAACTCTACTCCTTCTCAGATTGGGCGTGCCCTTTACCCACAAAAGATCCCCATGAAAAAAGCCTCATTGCTGATCCCCTTCTCCACCTCCTTCATCTTCGCCATGGTGCCCACACAAAACGTTCTTCCTGGACATGGTTTCGTGTTTCTATTCACGCCTGTCACCGGAATTCAGAATGCAAACTCAGCTCAAAATCTTGGTCTACTTAGCAGAGAGGTTGATGGGAACTCAAGCAATCATGTCTTTGGTGTTGAATTTGATGTGTTTAGGAACGAAGAGTTTGGAGATATCAATGGTAATCATGTTGGGATCGATGTGAACTCTTTATCATCTGTTAATTCACGTGAACCTGGGGATCCAGATGGCGGTGGGGGTTACAGAACCATGCAACTTAACGATGGTAGAAACTATCAGGTTTGGATAGAATATAGTAATTTTAGGATCTCTGTAAATATAGCTCCTGCAGGTATGGAAAGGCCCTCATCTTGTTTCATATGCGCCCCCTTGAATCTTTCAGATGTTTTTGAAGATGAAATGTATGTGGGATTTACTGCTGGTACAGGGAGATTGACTCAAAGTCACAAGATCCTAAGTTGGAGCTTTAACAACACAGATGATGATTTATGGAATGACGGTCTGATAACAGAAGGGCTGCCTTCATTTGTGCTTCCTGGTGGTGAGCGTAATAATCCGTCAACAGGGTTAATTGTTGGTTTACCATTGGGGATTTTCTTTGTTTTGTTGACTTGTGGTGTGGTTAGTTTTACCTGGATCAAGAATAGGAGGAGATTAGCGAAAGAAAAATCTGAAATGGAGGAAGAGTATTTAGATCAAATGCCAGGAATGCCGACTCGGTTTTCTTATGAACAACTGAATACAGCCACAGAGAATTTTTGTAAAAAGCTTGGTGAAGGAGGATTTGGATCAGTTTTCGAAGGGAGTCTTAAAGATGGGTCAAAGATTGCAGTAAAATGCCTTGAAGGTCTTTCTCACATTAAGAAATCATTCCTAGCTGAGGTTGAGTCCATTGGTAGCATTCACCATGTTAATCTGGTTAGACTTAGAGGATTCTGTACATGGAAAACACAACGTTTTCTCGTGTATGATTTCATGAGTAACGGGTCATTAGATAAGTGGATCTATCATGGAAATCAAGAGCATATATTAGATTGGAAATGCAGAAAGAAAATCATTCTTGATATAGCCAAAGGTTTAGCATATCTCCATGAAGAATGTAGGCAAAAAATCATCCACCTTGATATCAAACCTCAAAACATACTCCTAGACGACGATTTCAATGCCAAGGTATCTGATTTCGGGCTGTCTAAGCTAATAGATAGAAATCAAAGCCAAGTGATGACTACGATGAGAGGAACCCCTGGGTATCTGGCTCCAGAATGGTTGAGCTCGGTTATCACAGAAAAGGTGGATGTGTACAGCTTCGGAATCGTCCTCTTAGAGATCCTAAGTGGCAGAAAGAATTTTGATAGATCTCAGCCAGAAGAAAGTTGGCACTTACTCCGTGTTTTTCAAAAGTGCTGGGAGCAAGAAACGTTGTTGGATATGATTGACATGAACAGTGAAGATATGCAAATGAACAGTACAGAAGTGGTGGAGATGTTGAATATGGCATCATGGTGTTTGCAGACCAATTACACGCAAAGGCCTTCAATGTCAATTGTGGTTAAGGTGTTAGAAGGAACAACGAAAGTTGAACCAAACTTGGATTATAACTTCACAGATGCAAGACTACAGAAAAACAATAACCAGGAGAAAGATTTAACACCATTGTTGCCGTCTGTTCTATCTGGTCCAAGGTAA
- the LOC110897349 gene encoding L-type lectin-domain containing receptor kinase VII.1-like, with amino-acid sequence MRISSQFLLCFFPSYSPLIMNNKYPSLHLLLFFSFLFQSPPSSAIDFIFNSFNSTSISLYGNATIQSNILTLTNSTPDQIGRALYPHKIPTKKASSLLPFSTSFIFAMAPTKNVTPGHGFVFLFTPVTGIQKASAAGYLGFSSQETDGDTDNHVFGVEFDMYRNEEFQDINDNHVGINVNSIKSAISHVPGYYEESDVGFKTWQLNDGRNYQVWIKYQNFTIDVTMTPVGEKPRDCFICGSRLNLSDYFKDEMYVGFTAATGPFTQSHNILSWSFSNSDDPLWSDGLITEGLPSFVLGVPSIPGEHSNKSTGFIIGLPLGILFVMVTCGVVGFIWVKSKKSSAKERAEMEEEYLNQVPGMPTRFSCEELQIATENFSKKLGEGGFGLVYEGSLLDGSKIAVKCLEGLSHVKKSFLAEVRSIGSIHHVNLVRLRGFCTSKSQQFLVYDFMSNGSLDKWIYHVDQEHILDWKCRKKIILDIAKGLAYLHEDCRQKVIHLDIKPQNILLDNDFNAKISDFGLSKLLDRNQTQVMTTMRGTPGYLAPEWLSSVITEKVDVYSFGIVMLEILCGRKNFDRSLPEESWHLLRVFQNCWEQETLLNIVDMTREDLQKNGKEVVEMMKMASWCLQTDYNRRPSMSSVVKVIEGAMNIESNLDYNFTDPRLQKNNSQEELTSLFPSVLSGPR; translated from the coding sequence ATGAGGATTTCTAGCCAGTTCCTTCTATGCTTTTTTCCTAGTTACTCACCATTGATCATGAACAACAAATACCCATCACTTCATCTCTTACTCTTCTTCTCCTTCCTGTTCCAGTCCCCACCGTCTTCCGCAATAGATTTCATCTTCAACTCCTTCAACTCTACCTCCATATCACTCTATGGCAACGCCACTATCCAATCCAACATCTTAACCCTCACTAACTCTACTCCTGATCAAATTGGTCGTGCCCTTTACCCGCACAAGATTCCCACGAAAAAGGCCTCATCGCTCCTCCCCTTCTCCACCTCCTTCATCTTTGCCATGGCACCCACAAAAAACGTTACCCCTGGGCATGGATTCGTATTTCTGTTCACGCCTGTTACCGGGATTCAGAAAGCAAGCGCAGCTGGCTATCTTGGGTTTTCTAGCCAAGAAACTGATGGGGACACAGACAATCATGTGTTTGGTGTTGAATTTGATATGTATAGGAATGAAGAGTTTCAAGATATTAATGATAACCATGTTGGGATCAATGTGAATTCTATAAAATCGGCTATTTCACATGTACCTGGGTATTATGAAGAGAGTGATGTGGGCTTCAAAACCTGGCAGCTTAACGATGGTAGAAACTATCAAGTTTGGATCAAATATCAAAATTTTACAATTGATGTGACTATGACTCCAGTAGGTGAAAAGCCCAGGGATTGTTTCATATGTGGCTCCAGATTGAATCTTTCTGATTATTTTAAAGATGAAATGTATGTGGGCTTTACTGCTGCAACCGGGCCATTTACTCAAAGCCACAACATACTGAGTTGGAGCTTTAGCAACTCAGATGATCCATTATGGAGTGACGGTTTGATTACAGAAGGGCTGCCGTCATTTGTGCTTGGTGTGCCTAGTATTCCTGGTGAGCATAGTAATAAGTCAACAGGGTTCATTATTGGTTTACCTTTAGGGATTTTATTTGTTATGGTAACTTGTGGTGTGGTTGGTTTTATCTGGGTCAAGAGTAAGAAGAGCTCAGCAAAAGAGAGAGCAGAAATGGAGGAAGAGTATTTAAATCAAGTGCCAGGAATGCCAactcggttttcttgtgaagaGTTACAAATCGCCACAGAGAATTTTAGTAAAAAGCTTGGTGAAGGAGGATTTGGATTGGTTTACGAAGGGAGTCTCTTAGATGGTTCGAAGATTGCTGTGAAATGCCTTGAAGGCCTTTCGCACGTTAAGAAATCATTCCTAGCTGAGGTTCGGTCCATTGGAAGCATTCACCATGTGAACCTGGTCAGACTTAGGGGATTCTGTACTTCAAAATCACAACAATTTCTAGTGTATGATTTCATGAGTAATGGGTCATTGGATAAGTGGATCTACCATGTTGATCAAGAACACATACTAGATTGGAAATGCAGAAAGAAAATCATTCTTGATATAGCCAAAGGTTTAGCATATCTCCATGAAGATTGTAGACAAAAAGTCATCCACCTCGATATTAAACCTCAAAACATACTACTAGACAATGATTTCAATGCCAAAATATCTGATTTTGGGTTGTCTAAGCTTTTGGATAGAAATCAAACCCAGGTGATGACTACAATGAGAGGAACCCCCGGGTATTTGGCTCCAGAATGGTTGAGCTCAGTTATCACAGAAAAGGTGGATGTGTATAGCTTTGGAATCGTTATGTTAGAGATCTTGTGTGGAAGGAAAAATTTTGACCGATCACTGCCAGAAGAAAGCTGGCACTTACTCCGTGTTTTTCAAAATTGTTGGGAGCAAGAAACATTGTTAAATATTGTTGACATGACCCGTGAAGATCTGCAAAAAAATGGTAAGGAGGTTGTGGAGATGATGAAGATGGCTTCATGGTGTTTACAGACCGATTATAATCGAAGGCCTTCAATGTCATCAGTGGTTAAGGTGATAGAAGGAGCAATGAACATTGAATCAAACTTGGATTATAACTTCACAGATCCAAGATTACAGAAAAACAATAGTCAGGAGGAGTTAACATCACTGTTTCCCTCTGTTCTATCTGGGCCAAGGTAA